The Elgaria multicarinata webbii isolate HBS135686 ecotype San Diego chromosome 1, rElgMul1.1.pri, whole genome shotgun sequence genome includes the window ATAACAGCACATATGCATCCAAACATGTGTTTGTCTCATTCATACATCACATTTTTAGGTACACACTTTAAAAAGATCTTGGTTATATGCCTGAGAACATAACAGGAATATCCAATggtagtctaacttaagtcccagtcatttcaatgggtctactctaagtagaattaGCATTGTATACAACCCAATGTATGAGGTCCTATTATATATAATGTATATTATATATAGCACAtaataaaggggggaaatcctaaaGCTAACCAATAACTATTGGAGGttgcttctcttgtttttatgttgttgcaGACATAGGATGTCTCCCATTAGCCATGTTTCCCTACACACTGGCGAAGCTTTTTGTTtagatgtgatttttaaaaaatggttttgctTGCTTGCTATATCTATGTATTTTTCTGTTAATACAGTCAAGTTTAAAATAATGGATTACAATTTAGTATGAGCCTAGCTCTGTAACAGAGGCAACAGCTGCCTGCCAGATCTTGCTACTGATGAATCTTTTGAGGAGCAAGTTGTCCAGGTCCAGAGACATTCAAGTTGTCCATAGACATTAAACAGACTCAAggaatggaataatgggctcaagttaaaggaagccagattccagctgggcataaggaaaagcttcctgactgttagagcagtacgacaatggaatcagtgacctagggaggttgtgggctctcccacactagaggccttcaagaggcagctggacaaccatctgtcagggatgcttcagggtagagtcctgcattgagcagggggttggactcgatggccttctaggacccttccaactctgctattctgtgattctttgatTGTCTGCAAACAGAAGAAGCCATTCCATAAAACTCTAAAGAATGGGAGAGGTATTTATCACACGGAAAGACCTCACTTGGGTACTGAACATTAGCCTTCTTCATCCAGGTGCAAAATTCCAATAAGTTGCAGTCACAATTCCAGGGGTTATCCATTAGTCCCAAAGAATGGAGGTTGTTCAGATCTCTGAATATTTCAGCACTGATGTAAGACAAGCCACAATCACTCAAATCCAAGTATCTTAGAAGGTGGTTACTGTCAAAGGCTTGCACCTTAATCTCGACCATTTTTGGGTTGCTTGAGAgattcagcagcagcaggttgTTCAGCTGTGAGAAAGTGTGGGGAGTTATGTAGGAGATTTGGTTGAAGCTGAGGTCCAAGTATGTTAGTTtgtccatgccaggaaaagtGAAATCCAGGCCCATATTTATCaggttgtggctgcaatccaGATAGACTAGTTCATTCAGATAGCTCATTTCTAATGGTGGTAAACCATTGAGATTGTTGTCAGCCAGAATCAACTCCTTGGTAGTCAGTGGGATTGAGGTTGGAAGGTTGTCTAACTTCTTTCCTTTGCAGTCCACTTTCCACTTTTCACAGGTGCACTCTGTTGAACAACTAAGGCCCTTACCAGCCCATTTTATTCCAATTAGAAGAGCTACACAAAAAGCAGTGGAACTATGACAAGAGGTCAGGGTAAGATAACCCATCTTGTATACCTCTGCTCTTGAATAGGAGAAGAGCTGACCTTCTTTTAAGCTTCAAAAGTAAAAGAGAAGCTGTTCCTACTGGAACAGCTCCATGACATCTCAGTTGCTACCTCTTTCCTTTATGACATCACCAGCTTGGCCCACAAATCTGGTGTGATGATGCATCAATTGTGGTGCTTGCCTAGGTCATGTCTTCTGTATTCTAACAAAAATGATCTCTTTTTGCCTGTttatcacacatacacaccaataTTTCATAGGCATACTTAGAACAAGCTCGTTCTGTTATAATATATCACATTTAATACACAAACAAGCCTTACCCTTTTGCATATGACATGTGATGCAGCACACTACATGGTGACTTAGCTTTCATGTGTATGCATTTATTTGCTTGAGCATATAACCAAGATGCACCTGTCCCTCACTCAGAGATTTGACTACTAGAAAAATCCAGATAAGAGGAGAGGATTGAAACATGAAGTATGTCAATTTTAGTGTGTGTATGCACTAGGGgtatgcaaagtgggtcttcacCTCGAAatttgatccggagctctgtagaggtgtttCTCCACCTCAATTTCCAGAGTGGGttcctctctctgcctcatcAATTTACCCATCGAAGAACTGTTCCGTTTTTGGGTAACCGGTACattctcatcaatgggaattaacagaaatgcttacagttccctcagttttaaagataaacacatgaaaattggcaccgtgacagcttttaaagagagcTTTAGGCATTCCAATTTTGGAGtagatccctgtatgcagtgatttatagggaatttttaaagtctgaactcaaatgtcctctctcaggcacctctggcaggggagagggaaacgAAGCAGCGAGCAATGATAATTATTTagggcaataataaataagtaaatatattaataaatgccacaacagtagcacccagcttgcccaacctcagagaggacaggaggcttgcaatAGGAGgcggcacccctcccccactgttggtcaggcacattggagcgagtcaagtcaaggcaacaacagcagcttcCCCTGTAGGCTAGACTTGCAGGAGGAGGGGGATGTCCAAGCCAGCCCATAGGGGTAATAGTTTAACAGAAttaataaagagcctgcctgactcaggtgtagaagtaagcccagcagcactttcacaagCTGCAACgtgcaaccaaccagccctgctgcactccctctccccccatggccagaaccacCACCAGCAGTGTTTCCTACGCCGCATGATGGAATGTTAACAAAGCATGCTTTAtaaattgtgtactgcttgtgtgcacgacacaaccccaaaacacacaaacatacaagtacaagaagacacttgtaactttgaagccaagtgctgctgggaaggctcaGCTTAGAGGAAGGAGAGCCACAGCACATCAAACTGTTAAAGGGAATAATAACATTGGAGGAAAACGCATTGGGTGAAAAATTGCCtacaacttctttgtttttaaagccagatccctgaaaattactgtgcttacacattgatgattgggggtcatttgtgttgattttcagaatttttcatcatgcggtttgcttgcaattaatttttattgaatgggtaaagcgggaggggggaacctatttttttttatgttgattgacaggttcatctcccaatcgtgataagtaAGCCTAtgcgaagcatcctccaatcacaatgttggaggggggggaataagcaaaatgggatacttagttacttttctttctttgtcttttgtaggacttcGGTCACTGAGGAGAGCATTGacgaagcagtagccccagcaaactcacacataaccttaaataatatacaaagtaaaataacagataggcaacacagcactgcaaggtacccactataaccttggtgaacaactgaatagttgtggtgcaagtggatgatgtgctgtacagcatttggacatgcccagtgcccttgagggtcatcaaaaccctccaaaggggaaccagtggaaggaagccaatgatttgcacgagctgatgtgtgatgtggcttctcaaaggcaggcacttagacaggaccggccgaatgactggtggcacagtccactgtcccactgggcacgtccactttccccttactggtaataaagtcagacagcattttgttctaattcttcttgttgttgtgattattagaatttttatttttattgttattaaaattattggctGGGTATACCCTggtgtgtgtgaactgtgacggaagggtgtgtgtgtgtgtgtgcatcttaaaaaaccaacacgttatagcactttgaaatgaatggatggcatgaaagaaattacgtttttagaagtattgcgacccgaGTGTGGCAACGCAAAgcctgagttgtttatcccatgaacagctatgtgctgtatgctcacccagtttaataattttctaccTTGAAGTTCTCTGTATTCATTTTTGACGTAGTTACCTGAgaagaagattctgatttaggtttaacttttaaaattctcccaaaatcagggtatgatctgatttccttcaaaatgagcatgaataaggatctatgtggaagctctcctggtgccctggtgcatgtgtatatctggaaaaatgacaaagatacatgcatttctgtaaatgggggaaatcttttaaaaattcaccaaaaatcagggcatgatctgatttccttcaaagtggccatgcctaaggatgtatttagaagctctcctggtgcccattttcatgtttctaacttgaacactaaaaaagttataggcatttgacattttcaatgcaagtctatggggggggggggaacacggagcttCGGATCCACCGCGGAATGGAACAGTGGCGGATTGCCCCAaagtggagtggacccgatccaaaagttgcggatcgggatccagagcggatcggggggggggggtccctgcacagccctagacagcactgtggcaattcctaattggttagccacagatgtcaatttcaattatcaaaactaccccaccccatcactccATGTTTCAGTtagacacatcacacacacaaaactctcatgttccttattgggagttTTTCAATTAGCCACACCAGACACACAAAATGGTCAAATAATTTTGGGgatgttagaagctctgattgggccgtctccactctgaaattatttgatgggtttagaatgctctgtggatgttcatggttacgagataattccagggtggagaacacacccctaatatgtaccctgaaaagatctctcaatAAAGGCAAAAGTAGGACAGGCACAGAAAAAAAGGGTTATCCTTGGTCAATAAAGACGACTGGCCTATGTGATTTCTAAATCAGAGGGAAGAGCCTCAACAAAAGAACTGATTTACAAGTCCAGAAACAGGAGAGCTTTACTTATCCATGGCAAAAAAAGAGGAACATATCCAATGGTGTGATGAAGGCTTCTCTTTAGGACTACAatgttaattgattaattaaatcGATTAGTTGACTGAATAAGTTAGTTGGTCTAACTCAATTTACAATATATCGTAATACTTAATATCATACTCCCATGTTAAGTTTCCCCATCAGGAAATGGAGATTGCAGCGGTCTTTGGGATGCCCTAGCATTTACCGATGCAAGGAGTGGTTAGAGGAGGAAGTTGCTCTAGCTGCTGTCAGAggtagtgtttgtttttttagtgtAGTTGTGCACTAAAATCACTATGGGAATACTATAATCTAGGCCTGGCTTGAAGATGCAAATCACAGGCACAACCACACTGTGGTTAAAGTACATGGTAAGGACAGCTTGCATGTCtttgagggcctgttcagacgtcacactaacccactgtggattaCTCTTTTAAGGTGAcgcaaaggtgaggagcctttgctaggaacatctcatcTGCATTGCCCGAAAACCTTccttgtttggatccatcatcatcatctgggctTCTGAAAAgactctgcacatggactgtcCTAACTGGAACTTTGCATTGCTAAGGACTTGCCaggaaaagtactgtgaggcatttaatagacttgaactcttgttTACTGTGGATTGTGAGTCTTTATTTGTTGTCAACTCAGTATGCTGGCAGACTTGAGTTTGATCTATGATTGTTTAGACTTACCTCTGCCTGGATTCATGCAGAACTCCTTGCATCTGTTGGGCTTACCCTTCCCTGgatcttgtttaagccttgaccatgttgccttTGAGGTACCAAAGTATGATCCgaggttggactagctctctttgggtggtttgttatttgctcctttgattgcctgagggatcatgtcaggaattgTTCCCCTTCCTTGTCCGGGTTAggaacccatgtatggattgaccttcccttgtgttcggAACTGTGGAGATAGCAATGAGCGAACCACGTTGATGGGAATCTCATcatggtagtagtgattagcttttgactgttttaGAATTTGTTGAAGCCTATAGCtactcagggctggtgccagactattttgcgccctaggcaaggtgagctactttcacacatcccaactttgatttttaagaacatatgttttgtagaaaaaataagaagcacaaaactttaaactgctaaatttattttaaagtgcaagaataagtaataatcaaattttgattatctttcgcaaatacaaaagaaaatattttggcacacaagtcattttgaactaaagggcactcggtaAAAAGTATACCtctgccattggcaacacaacattaaaaccttttacttATACTATTTAAGGTAACTGGCATAACCAACCCGTCATGTTAACACAATATTTTGCTTACATTCagatagagaaacaaacaaaaaccagacaAACAGAGTTAAAAACGTCTCATAAAAGTTTCAATTTCAGGCACATCAAAATCTCACTTTGCGTGCCTTTTCCTTTGCAAATTTTGTCACCAATTCCACCAGATCTAGTGCTGATGCCTGGGCATGTTCTATTGATATAGTTGCCAAGCCAACTAGTCTCTTTTCCAACATTGTAGAGCGTATGTAAGTTTTTATAAATTTGAGCTTTGAGAAACTACGTTCACCacttgccactgatactggaagtgTGAGAAGGATCCTTAGAGCAATGGAAACATGAGGCACATTATCCAGGAGTTTTTGTTGCAGTATGAAGAGAAGTACTTCTTGTGGCGGCATAGACTTTGGAAGTCTTCGAGCTATTGATATAAGTTCACAACACAGATCTTCACCATCAGTGTCTTTGTTTCCATTCTGCATTAATGATTTTTCCAAATTCTTACAGTCCTTAAGTACATCTTCAGTAGATTTTGTCTGTATATATCATACAGGAAGCCGAATCAGGAATTATATTGTTGCAGC containing:
- the LOC134400999 gene encoding leucine-rich repeat-containing protein 52-like; protein product: MGYLTLTSCHSSTAFCVALLIGIKWAGKGLSCSTECTCEKWKVDCKGKKLDNLPTSIPLTTKELILADNNLNGLPPLEMSYLNELVYLDCSHNLINMGLDFTFPGMDKLTYLDLSFNQISYITPHTFSQLNNLLLLNLSSNPKMVEIKVQAFDSNHLLRYLDLSDCGLSYISAEIFRDLNNLHSLGLMDNPWNCDCNLLEFCTWMKKANVQYPNPAKINCKTPEDFQGLEVLEAASKLHYSCFVHLDTEDFIFMALIAFCIFFGGTLVAWLVGIGTVIYYHPILKVDDESEDEEYRMI